A genomic window from Campylobacter concisus includes:
- a CDS encoding DNA-deoxyinosine glycosylase, with translation MSQTHPFKPIFDKNSKILILGSFPSVVSRKFGFYYANPQNRFWRVLAGILNAPTPTSTDEKINFLLASRIAIYDAAISCEIKGSSDAKMTAVVPANLEPIFKTANITQVYANGGKAHEICEKYLKTQILNATGKEPVKLPSTSPANANFSFERLVQDWAVVAEALKDG, from the coding sequence ATGAGCCAAACCCATCCTTTTAAACCTATTTTCGATAAAAACTCTAAAATTTTAATCCTCGGCTCCTTCCCTTCCGTCGTTTCTCGTAAATTTGGCTTTTACTACGCAAATCCGCAAAATCGCTTTTGGCGGGTGCTGGCTGGGATTTTAAACGCTCCAACGCCTACAAGTACGGACGAAAAGATAAATTTCCTGCTTGCCAGCCGCATCGCTATCTACGACGCTGCGATCTCGTGCGAGATAAAGGGCTCGAGCGATGCTAAAATGACCGCCGTCGTGCCTGCAAATTTAGAGCCGATCTTCAAAACCGCAAATATCACGCAAGTCTACGCAAACGGCGGTAAGGCGCACGAAATCTGCGAAAAATACCTAAAAACTCAAATTTTAAATGCAACGGGCAAAGAGCCCGTCAAGCTACCCTCGACTAGCCCGGCGAATGCAAATTTTAGCTTTGAAAGGCTCGTGCAAGATTGGGCAGTCGTCGCAGAGGCGCTAAAAGACGGCTAA
- a CDS encoding toxin-antitoxin system YwqK family antitoxin has translation MKILKFLFLLPLLAVGAQALEPKIVIKPEASLKNGLYYVKGKPYDGTLKMLRYSVEDLYDVNAMGMVYPRLKPLPPTLIREIDVQSGTAVRYRDYFDGRDKPSNEYPLKNGVREGTAKHYHADSGALMGESEYKNGVRDGRYRRYYFDEGGALEQEGTYRADKREGVFTDYYVSGEVSARSPYVGGLRNGEDTDYYKSGKIRGKRTYKEGKREGAETWYYESGAVEETGEYKNDRKNGVWKRFYENGKTRVVENYKDGEKDGAAREYYPSGKLRGEYEYKDGRQTGAGLDYYEGGAIAAKVMFKNGRYHGLYEEYHENGKLKARVMFEDGLETGTAKHYYANGKLEAEGEFERGRLIRAKKYDKSGKLISDKSDKNGLPRE, from the coding sequence ATGAAAATCCTAAAATTTCTATTTTTACTTCCGCTTCTAGCCGTCGGAGCGCAGGCATTAGAGCCAAAAATCGTAATAAAGCCCGAAGCGAGCCTAAAAAACGGGCTTTACTACGTAAAAGGCAAGCCCTACGACGGCACGTTAAAGATGCTGCGCTACAGCGTCGAGGACCTATATGACGTAAATGCGATGGGCATGGTCTATCCGAGGCTAAAACCTCTGCCGCCCACGCTCATACGCGAGATCGACGTGCAGAGCGGCACGGCGGTGCGATACAGGGACTACTTTGACGGCAGGGACAAACCCTCAAACGAATACCCTCTAAAAAACGGCGTCCGCGAGGGCACGGCGAAGCACTACCACGCAGATAGCGGCGCTCTGATGGGTGAGAGCGAATATAAAAACGGTGTCCGAGACGGGCGCTACCGCCGCTACTACTTTGACGAGGGCGGCGCGTTAGAGCAGGAGGGCACCTACAGGGCAGACAAGCGAGAGGGCGTATTTACCGACTATTACGTTAGCGGCGAGGTTAGCGCGCGCAGCCCATACGTCGGCGGACTGCGAAACGGCGAGGACACCGACTACTACAAAAGCGGCAAAATCCGCGGCAAGCGAACGTATAAAGAGGGCAAGCGAGAGGGCGCGGAGACGTGGTACTACGAAAGCGGCGCCGTGGAGGAGACGGGCGAATACAAAAATGACCGCAAAAACGGCGTTTGGAAGCGATTTTACGAAAACGGCAAAACGCGCGTGGTAGAAAATTACAAAGACGGCGAAAAGGACGGCGCCGCGCGCGAATACTACCCAAGCGGCAAGCTACGAGGCGAATACGAGTACAAAGACGGCCGCCAAACGGGCGCGGGGCTGGACTACTACGAGGGCGGGGCGATAGCGGCGAAAGTGATGTTTAAAAACGGGCGCTATCACGGCCTATATGAGGAGTACCACGAAAACGGCAAGCTAAAAGCCAGAGTGATGTTTGAGGATGGGCTGGAAACCGGCACGGCGAAACACTACTACGCAAACGGCAAGCTAGAGGCCGAGGGGGAGTTTGAGCGCGGTAGGCTCATCCGCGCCAAAAAATACGACAAATCGGGTAAGCTAATCAGCGATAAGTCTGATAAAAACGGACTGCCAAGGGAGTAA
- a CDS encoding aspartate/glutamate racemase family protein produces MKKIGLIGGMSFESTITYYEQINRKINERLGGLSSAEILLSSVNFEEIEACQRENRWEDAGEILARHARILQCGGADFIFICTNTMHRCFDTVQSAVSVPVAHIADATLKALKNAGVAKVGLLGTVYTMTQDFYKSRLIEGGAEVLLPSAGDMAEVNRVIFEELCYGKIAPSSKANFLRIIEDFRSRGAQGAILGCTEIDLLVSQADTDMRLFDTTQIHIDAAVEAALSTLNQNGR; encoded by the coding sequence ATGAAAAAAATCGGCCTAATCGGCGGGATGAGTTTTGAGTCTACGATAACGTATTACGAGCAAATAAATCGCAAAATAAACGAGCGCTTGGGCGGCCTTAGCAGCGCGGAGATACTGCTAAGCAGTGTAAATTTCGAGGAGATCGAGGCCTGCCAGCGCGAAAACAGATGGGAGGACGCGGGCGAAATTTTGGCGCGGCATGCTAGGATTTTACAATGCGGCGGGGCGGATTTTATCTTCATCTGCACAAACACGATGCACAGGTGCTTTGACACCGTGCAAAGCGCCGTTAGCGTGCCCGTAGCGCACATCGCGGACGCCACGCTAAAAGCGCTAAAAAACGCAGGCGTCGCCAAGGTAGGGCTGCTCGGCACCGTTTATACGATGACGCAGGATTTTTACAAAAGTCGGCTGATAGAGGGCGGCGCGGAGGTGCTTTTGCCAAGCGCGGGGGATATGGCGGAAGTAAATCGCGTCATCTTTGAGGAGCTTTGCTACGGCAAAATCGCGCCTAGCTCAAAGGCCAATTTCTTGCGCATCATCGAGGATTTTAGGTCGCGCGGCGCGCAAGGAGCGATACTTGGCTGCACCGAGATAGACTTGCTGGTATCGCAGGCGGATACGGATATGCGACTTTTTGATACGACGCAGATACACATTGACGCGGCGGTTGAGGCGGCGCTGTCTACGCTTAATCAAAATGGTCGCTAG
- a CDS encoding HAD-IA family hydrolase: MSLPRSNSPWASSLPFAKDAVGLASSIADVGVVTTKTSKFSEILLENLGVLNFIKVVVGRDDVLNPKPNAEPVNLALTKLGKDKRNAFIIGDTQMDLMAAKNAGIKGIGLTCGYADAQSLKEHSDLIFQNAYEAVKFLASN; the protein is encoded by the coding sequence ATGAGCCTGCCGCGCTCAAACTCGCCATGGGCCTCTAGTTTGCCGTTTGCAAAAGATGCCGTAGGTTTAGCATCTAGTATTGCTGATGTCGGCGTAGTTACTACGAAAACGTCAAAATTTTCGGAGATTTTGCTTGAAAATTTAGGGGTCTTAAATTTTATAAAAGTGGTGGTAGGCCGCGACGACGTGCTAAATCCAAAACCTAACGCGGAGCCCGTAAATTTAGCTCTCACAAAACTTGGAAAAGATAAGCGAAACGCATTTATTATAGGCGATACGCAGATGGATCTAATGGCGGCAAAGAACGCCGGCATCAAAGGTATCGGCCTAACTTGCGGATACGCGGATGCGCAAAGTCTAAAAGAGCATTCGGATTTAATATTTCAAAACGCTTATGAAGCGGTAAAATTTTTAGCAAGCAACTAA
- the dcuC gene encoding C4-dicarboxylate transporter DcuC produces MHTLGLIIALLTLFVVGWAILKGKYATFVLLLSGVIMLVSSVILDTGKFLPEKVKSTGNSLLDVVEFIRYTLSNNFSQLGLLIMLMVGFASYMTHIGANQAFVGIATKRFKAIKSPYFMIFIAFCVAKLISMVITSAVGLGVLCLALLGPVLISLGLNKLSVGSICAMSGASSMVLLGSSTAAAAKATELEVFDYVFIYKIPAALPTVLVIGIALVLWNRYLDKKEGWVCSEHVGESISFDDKVDVPKEQAPMIYALLPFLPMILVVVFSPYCLKTIKLNISSVIILSMIIAMVFEAFRHKFSFEKLGEGLKVFFNAMAKSLSGVVMLVVAAGIFAEGFKALGMLDAIVNLAKSIGFGGLGMSILFVFITTIVTIIAGSNGASFYPLLNMVPNIAKSLNINSVMLVLPMHQASTIARPLSPVSGVVVAISGMLHISPLSLIKRCSVPAILGLISHHIFVFLLSF; encoded by the coding sequence ATGCATACTCTTGGTCTAATCATAGCCTTACTTACGCTTTTTGTCGTAGGCTGGGCGATTTTAAAAGGCAAATACGCCACTTTCGTGCTTTTACTATCTGGTGTTATCATGCTTGTCTCTTCAGTCATTCTTGATACGGGAAAATTTTTACCAGAAAAGGTAAAGAGCACTGGAAATTCCTTACTGGATGTAGTTGAGTTTATCCGCTATACGCTCTCAAATAATTTTTCACAACTTGGACTTTTAATCATGTTAATGGTCGGTTTTGCAAGTTATATGACTCATATCGGAGCAAATCAAGCCTTTGTAGGCATCGCCACAAAAAGGTTTAAAGCCATAAAAAGCCCATATTTTATGATATTCATAGCTTTTTGCGTAGCAAAACTTATAAGCATGGTCATAACCAGCGCGGTTGGACTTGGCGTGCTTTGTCTTGCACTTCTTGGACCAGTTCTTATATCACTAGGACTAAATAAACTAAGTGTTGGTAGTATTTGTGCGATGAGTGGAGCTAGCTCAATGGTACTTCTTGGCTCATCGACAGCCGCTGCTGCAAAAGCAACTGAACTTGAGGTGTTTGATTATGTTTTTATCTATAAAATTCCAGCAGCTCTTCCAACTGTGCTCGTGATCGGCATTGCATTAGTTCTTTGGAATAGATACTTAGACAAAAAAGAAGGTTGGGTTTGTAGCGAGCATGTAGGAGAGAGCATTAGTTTTGACGATAAGGTGGATGTTCCAAAAGAGCAAGCACCTATGATCTATGCTCTTTTACCATTTTTACCGATGATTTTAGTAGTAGTTTTTTCACCATATTGTTTAAAAACCATAAAATTAAATATATCAAGCGTCATAATCCTTTCTATGATAATTGCTATGGTTTTTGAAGCATTTAGGCATAAATTTAGCTTTGAAAAGCTTGGCGAAGGGCTAAAAGTATTTTTTAATGCCATGGCAAAAAGCTTAAGCGGTGTTGTTATGTTGGTTGTGGCAGCTGGTATATTTGCTGAAGGTTTTAAAGCCCTTGGTATGCTTGATGCTATTGTAAATTTGGCAAAAAGCATAGGCTTTGGAGGGCTTGGCATGTCTATACTTTTTGTATTTATAACAACCATCGTTACAATCATAGCTGGCTCAAATGGCGCAAGCTTTTATCCACTTTTAAATATGGTGCCAAATATAGCTAAGAGTTTAAACATCAACTCTGTTATGCTCGTGCTTCCTATGCATCAAGCCTCCACAATAGCTAGACCACTTTCACCTGTCTCTGGCGTAGTTGTAGCCATTTCAGGTATGCTTCACATTAGCCCGCTTTCGCTCATTAAAAGATGTAGCGTACCAGCTATTTTAGGTCTTATAAGCCACCATATATTTGTATTTTTACTATCATTTTAA
- a CDS encoding peptidase M3 yields MRWSFDDSYVDFDNEIFTSSFENLKAQNENLVNFLNNSELTKAIISYEEAYKEAASLLAFCRCKSSDNTKDELASKFELKIKEQKAKLDTAKELLFDKFDSLKNDNKIFQSTQFKHIKFLYLGHKNSKSKIRKKSERDFFANLALTNFFPLFTNFRHLNNLINISATNKNAKTQSYNLAKCMGILKGSDDEILRKNVFDALSSHYDKFSDLYLDILNMLHGFRLAKFKAAKVDFLTPSLEENKMSLDTLNAMQEAISKRVKKIRECVRVRASFLGGKSMRSCDLLAPYPLSKHSKISHDEAIKIIKKALKPLGEDSFIKLMIDKHWIESDVRENKAGGAFFVSLPKFKQPRIFTTYMNTLSHLIQQAHELGHAWHYYLMRDLPVLSANFPMSLAESASTFNETLLRNELKKDDSLRVEILWQELKSAANFLLHISVRYEFETSFLKLRQKGQVSKKDANDLLKQAWDKFYKDSTSDVEEFLPYFKPHFYKTDNYIYNYPYSVGYLLSQFFLSEFKKDEAKFCKIYKQFLIECGTKSVEELVKKHFKKDTTKCEFWLIGIDEALKNLDEFKKVVTV; encoded by the coding sequence ATGAGATGGAGCTTTGATGATTCTTATGTAGATTTTGATAACGAAATTTTTACCTCATCGTTTGAAAATTTAAAAGCACAAAATGAAAATTTGGTTAATTTTTTAAACAATAGCGAGCTTACCAAAGCTATCATCTCATACGAAGAAGCGTACAAAGAAGCGGCTAGCCTACTCGCATTTTGTCGTTGCAAAAGTAGTGATAATACAAAAGATGAGCTAGCTAGTAAATTTGAGCTAAAAATAAAAGAGCAAAAAGCTAAACTTGATACGGCAAAGGAGCTACTTTTTGATAAATTTGATAGCCTAAAAAATGATAATAAAATTTTTCAAAGCACTCAATTTAAACATATAAAATTTCTATATTTAGGGCATAAAAATAGCAAGAGCAAAATACGAAAAAAGAGTGAAAGAGATTTTTTTGCAAATTTAGCGCTCACAAATTTTTTCCCACTTTTTACAAATTTTAGACATCTAAATAATTTAATAAATATCTCTGCTACCAATAAAAATGCAAAAACACAAAGCTATAATCTTGCAAAATGTATGGGCATATTAAAAGGATCAGATGATGAAATTTTACGCAAAAATGTGTTTGATGCTCTAAGTTCTCACTATGATAAATTTTCCGATCTTTATCTTGATATCTTAAATATGCTTCATGGATTTAGACTGGCTAAATTTAAGGCAGCAAAAGTTGATTTTTTAACTCCAAGCCTTGAAGAAAATAAAATGAGCCTTGACACTTTAAACGCCATGCAAGAAGCTATTAGCAAAAGAGTGAAAAAAATAAGAGAATGCGTAAGAGTAAGAGCTAGCTTTTTAGGTGGCAAAAGTATGAGAAGTTGCGATCTTTTGGCACCTTATCCACTTAGCAAGCACAGTAAAATTTCTCATGACGAGGCTATTAAAATCATCAAGAAAGCATTAAAACCACTGGGTGAAGATAGCTTTATCAAGCTTATGATAGACAAACACTGGATAGAAAGCGATGTACGAGAAAATAAAGCTGGTGGAGCATTTTTTGTAAGTTTACCAAAATTTAAGCAACCAAGAATTTTTACCACATACATGAATACTCTTTCGCACTTAATCCAGCAAGCTCATGAGCTTGGGCATGCTTGGCACTACTACTTGATGCGTGATCTTCCGGTTTTAAGCGCAAACTTTCCAATGAGCTTAGCCGAGAGCGCGAGTACATTTAATGAGACTCTTTTACGAAATGAACTAAAAAAAGATGACTCACTTAGGGTAGAAATTTTATGGCAAGAGCTAAAAAGTGCTGCAAATTTTTTACTACATATAAGCGTTAGATACGAGTTTGAAACTAGCTTTTTAAAACTACGACAAAAAGGTCAAGTCAGCAAAAAAGATGCAAACGATCTTTTAAAGCAAGCTTGGGATAAATTTTATAAAGACAGCACGAGCGATGTTGAAGAATTTTTGCCATATTTTAAGCCACATTTTTATAAAACAGATAATTATATCTACAACTATCCTTATAGTGTCGGTTATCTACTATCACAATTCTTTCTAAGTGAGTTTAAAAAAGACGAAGCAAAATTTTGCAAAATTTATAAACAATTTTTAATAGAGTGCGGCACGAAAAGCGTAGAAGAGCTAGTGAAAAAACACTTTAAAAAAGATACGACAAAGTGTGAATTTTGGCTGATTGGCATAGATGAAGCGCTAAAAAATTTAGATGAGTTTAAAAAGGTAGTGACCGTATAA
- a CDS encoding threonylcarbamoyl-AMP synthase, whose amino-acid sequence MIFLAQTDTTAGFLSKDYKEINKAKMRDENKPCLITTAKFSVLNELVRVPKKYKNFIRRSRKATFLYPNLKAIRVVKECEHEKFLAKFDWLYSSSANKNGQNFNEAWAMSVADEIVDDHFFEDAPSKIYKISRKKIKRLR is encoded by the coding sequence ATGATATTTCTAGCACAAACCGATACGACAGCTGGCTTTTTGAGTAAAGATTATAAAGAGATAAATAAGGCCAAAATGCGTGATGAGAATAAACCTTGCCTTATCACGACGGCAAAATTTAGCGTTTTAAATGAGCTTGTTAGAGTGCCAAAAAAGTATAAAAATTTTATACGCCGTTCAAGAAAAGCTACATTTTTGTATCCAAATTTAAAGGCTATTAGAGTCGTAAAAGAGTGCGAGCACGAAAAATTTTTAGCTAAATTTGACTGGCTTTATTCAAGTAGTGCGAACAAAAATGGGCAAAATTTTAATGAAGCTTGGGCTATGAGCGTGGCTGATGAAATAGTAGATGATCATTTTTTCGAAGATGCACCATCAAAAATTTATAAAATTTCTCGAAAAAAGATAAAACGTTTAAGATAA
- a CDS encoding DMT family transporter, with amino-acid sequence MNTHRLGILLTLVGGILWGFSGVCGQYLFSLGISSDFLVPYRLMLAGIVIVIFYAFKEPSAVFAPIKDIKLLGEFLVYALLGLMMTQYAYFYSIELSNAAVATVIQYTAPVLILAVICLKEKRAPRPLEILALLCAMLGVFFLSTHAQISSIVISPKALFWCLVSAICVCVYNLAPARLNTKYSVTLTLGWGMVMGGVVLACYMRVWNFAGLNGINQWLAFIAVITLGTIFAFSFYMIGVKLIGAAKASLLACIEPLSAAFFGYFWLGTKFVFWDFLGFALIISCIFLLSKREKL; translated from the coding sequence ATGAATACTCATCGTCTTGGGATACTCCTTACTTTAGTTGGTGGTATCCTTTGGGGATTTAGTGGGGTTTGTGGGCAATATCTATTTTCACTTGGTATAAGTTCTGATTTTTTGGTGCCATATAGACTTATGCTAGCTGGCATTGTTATTGTGATTTTTTATGCTTTTAAAGAACCAAGTGCCGTTTTTGCTCCGATTAAAGATATAAAGCTACTTGGCGAGTTTTTAGTCTATGCCCTGCTTGGGCTTATGATGACGCAGTACGCTTATTTTTACTCCATTGAGCTTTCAAATGCCGCAGTTGCGACTGTTATTCAATACACTGCGCCAGTTCTCATCCTAGCCGTCATCTGCCTAAAAGAGAAGCGAGCACCAAGACCACTTGAAATTTTAGCTCTGCTTTGCGCGATGCTTGGCGTATTTTTCCTAAGCACACATGCTCAAATTTCATCTATTGTCATCTCGCCAAAAGCGCTATTTTGGTGCTTAGTTAGCGCTATTTGCGTCTGCGTTTATAACCTAGCTCCAGCAAGGCTAAATACGAAATATTCAGTCACTCTCACGCTTGGCTGGGGCATGGTTATGGGCGGAGTAGTGCTTGCTTGTTATATGAGAGTTTGGAATTTTGCTGGGCTTAATGGGATAAATCAATGGCTGGCATTTATTGCTGTTATTACGCTTGGCACCATTTTTGCATTTAGCTTTTATATGATAGGTGTTAAGCTAATAGGCGCAGCAAAAGCTAGTTTATTAGCCTGCATAGAGCCACTAAGTGCAGCCTTCTTTGGCTACTTTTGGCTTGGGACAAAATTTGTATTTTGGGACTTTTTGGGATTTGCCCTAATAATCTCTTGTATATTTTTACTATCAAAAAGAGAAAAATTATGA
- a CDS encoding DUF799 domain-containing protein: MKNSLKFIAAIFLVVFFTGCSIKEPEPYDYSEFLQKRPHSILVLMPTNDSTEISGPAAVLANAVAPLSEAGYYVFPVALVNDTFKLNGITEPSEIAAVPLNKLDKIFHADSVLYVNIKDYGTSYAVISSSTKVVLEAKLIDIKSGATLWQGSAIAAEDSSSGQSSLLGMLVSAVISQVANTISDRSYDLAVMADAYLFSRDCHNCILYGPYSPYYGKDAQLHKDR; this comes from the coding sequence ATGAAAAATAGCCTTAAATTTATAGCCGCTATATTTTTGGTAGTTTTTTTTACGGGTTGCTCTATAAAAGAGCCTGAGCCATACGACTACTCAGAATTTTTACAAAAAAGACCTCACTCTATCTTAGTGCTTATGCCAACAAACGATAGCACAGAAATTTCAGGTCCAGCTGCTGTTTTAGCAAATGCAGTCGCACCACTAAGTGAGGCAGGATACTATGTATTTCCAGTGGCTCTTGTAAATGATACCTTTAAGCTAAATGGTATAACCGAGCCAAGTGAGATCGCAGCCGTGCCACTAAATAAGCTTGATAAAATTTTCCATGCTGATAGTGTGCTTTACGTCAATATAAAAGATTATGGCACGAGCTATGCGGTCATCTCAAGCTCAACAAAGGTTGTCCTTGAAGCAAAGCTTATTGATATAAAAAGCGGCGCTACTCTTTGGCAAGGCAGTGCCATAGCAGCAGAAGATAGCAGTAGTGGCCAAAGTAGCCTACTTGGCATGTTAGTCTCAGCTGTCATCTCACAAGTGGCAAATACCATCTCAGATAGATCATACGATCTAGCAGTAATGGCAGATGCTTATTTATTTTCAAGAGATTGCCATAACTGCATACTTTATGGACCATATTCGCCGTATTATGGCAAAGATGCACAGCTTCATAAAGATAGATAA
- a CDS encoding DUF4810 domain-containing protein: MASKIKLASLALFVLFLAGCGHSNGPRSLYYWDGSYSSSLYSYLNEEGDTNEQISRLENLVQISTQKGYKIAPGVYAHLGLLYLNNGNLGAANANFDKEVQNFPESMEYINFIKGSKNLTPKKVEQKEGANNEK, from the coding sequence ATGGCAAGTAAAATAAAGCTTGCCAGCCTCGCGCTTTTTGTGCTATTTTTAGCGGGTTGCGGTCATTCAAACGGCCCAAGATCACTTTATTATTGGGACGGATCATATAGTAGCTCGCTATATAGTTATCTAAATGAAGAGGGCGATACAAACGAGCAAATTTCACGCTTAGAAAATTTGGTGCAGATATCAACACAAAAGGGCTATAAGATCGCTCCTGGCGTATACGCACACCTTGGACTTTTATACTTAAATAACGGAAATTTAGGCGCTGCAAATGCAAATTTTGACAAAGAGGTTCAAAATTTCCCAGAGTCAATGGAGTATATAAATTTCATCAAAGGCTCTAAAAATTTAACTCCAAAAAAAGTAGAGCAAAAAGAGGGGGCAAATAATGAAAAATAG
- a CDS encoding CsgG/HfaB family protein, giving the protein MKNIFKFGAVLLTAALFAGCASESSRVVETPKVASYGTVYNGQKISVSIGRFNNQSAYQNGVFADGEDRLGNQAQSILITNLQQSGRFLVLDRSNMKVIKQESELSKTAQNLKGARYVITGDVTEFGRKTTGDHQLFGILGKGKQQTAYSKVNLNIVDTKTAEVVYSVSGAGEYTLSNREIIGFGGTAGYDSTLNGKVLSLAIIEAVNNLVNDIESGAWQVK; this is encoded by the coding sequence ATGAAAAATATATTTAAATTTGGTGCAGTTTTGCTTACGGCAGCTCTTTTTGCTGGATGTGCGAGTGAGAGTTCAAGGGTTGTTGAGACTCCAAAAGTAGCAAGCTACGGCACAGTTTACAATGGTCAAAAAATTTCGGTTTCGATAGGTCGATTTAATAATCAATCAGCTTACCAAAATGGTGTATTTGCTGATGGCGAGGATAGGCTTGGCAACCAAGCTCAAAGCATTTTGATCACAAATTTACAGCAAAGTGGTAGATTTTTGGTGCTTGATAGATCAAATATGAAAGTGATCAAACAAGAGAGCGAGCTAAGTAAAACCGCTCAAAATCTAAAAGGCGCAAGATACGTTATAACTGGTGATGTGACCGAGTTTGGACGAAAAACTACGGGTGATCATCAGCTATTTGGCATACTTGGCAAAGGCAAGCAACAAACTGCCTATTCAAAGGTAAATTTAAATATCGTTGATACCAAAACAGCCGAGGTTGTCTATTCAGTTAGCGGTGCTGGAGAATACACCCTTTCAAACAGAGAGATCATCGGTTTTGGTGGCACAGCAGGATACGACTCTACGCTAAATGGCAAGGTTTTAAGTCTAGCTATTATTGAAGCAGTAAATAATCTAGTAAATGACATAGAAAGTGGAGCATGGCAAGTAAAATAA
- a CDS encoding MATE family efflux transporter translates to MVNKIKDQNTKFFSNANLAKLFFPIAVEQFLEYSLGLANSLMAASVSESAVSAISLVEFVMALFVSIFTAIATGGSVVASQYLGNKQSGNAKITANQLVWFSFIFALFIAVVIIVLKDIILDYVFGDIGEQVRHDASHYLVFSAISAPFLAVYAAAAAIFRTMSNAKLPMYIMAAANLLNVLLTAISIYTFHTGILGIAISTLIAKVLACFVIVYLLLDIRLKLHVRKSFIYKFDYEIIKKILNIGVPYGFENSMFYVGRIIVLSLVSLFGTASIAANAVGGTIVMFQVLPGMAIGTGLSVVISRCVGANDFAQAKFYVKKSMISIYIVQLFSTAVILLLLEPLLRVYNLSSEAINLTRQIVWYHGIAMCLIWPLAYTYPTVFRAAGDAKYPMIVNLVCMFACRVILAYVFALTFDLGMIGTWFAMFADWAVKAVLFTIRYLKGTWMKFKAI, encoded by the coding sequence ATGGTAAACAAAATCAAAGATCAAAATACAAAATTTTTCTCAAATGCTAATCTTGCAAAGCTCTTTTTCCCTATTGCGGTTGAGCAGTTTTTAGAGTATAGCCTAGGGCTTGCAAACTCGCTAATGGCAGCAAGTGTTAGCGAAAGTGCTGTAAGTGCGATTAGTCTTGTGGAATTTGTCATGGCGCTATTTGTTAGCATATTTACTGCTATCGCTACTGGAGGCTCAGTGGTTGCTAGCCAGTATCTTGGCAATAAACAAAGTGGCAATGCCAAAATCACAGCAAATCAGCTCGTTTGGTTTAGTTTTATCTTTGCCCTTTTTATCGCAGTGGTCATCATAGTTTTAAAAGATATTATCCTAGATTATGTCTTTGGTGATATTGGTGAGCAAGTAAGGCATGATGCTAGCCACTATCTTGTTTTCTCGGCCATTTCCGCGCCATTTTTAGCTGTCTATGCAGCAGCTGCGGCGATCTTTCGCACGATGTCAAATGCCAAGCTTCCTATGTATATTATGGCGGCTGCAAATTTATTAAATGTATTGCTCACTGCCATTAGTATTTATACATTTCATACTGGTATTTTAGGTATCGCCATCAGTACGCTTATAGCCAAGGTGCTCGCTTGCTTTGTTATAGTCTATCTACTCCTTGATATAAGGCTAAAACTTCACGTAAGAAAGAGCTTTATCTATAAATTTGACTACGAGATCATCAAGAAAATTTTAAATATCGGAGTGCCTTATGGCTTTGAAAATTCGATGTTTTATGTGGGTCGCATCATCGTTTTGAGCCTTGTTTCACTCTTTGGCACAGCAAGTATCGCTGCAAATGCCGTGGGAGGGACGATCGTGATGTTTCAAGTGCTTCCTGGTATGGCGATAGGCACAGGGCTTAGCGTGGTTATCTCAAGGTGTGTTGGTGCAAACGACTTTGCTCAGGCTAAATTTTACGTAAAAAAATCGATGATAAGCATCTATATTGTCCAGCTTTTTAGCACAGCAGTAATTTTGCTTTTACTTGAGCCACTGCTTAGGGTTTATAATCTCTCAAGCGAAGCTATAAATTTAACAAGACAGATCGTCTGGTATCACGGTATCGCTATGTGTCTTATCTGGCCACTTGCCTACACATATCCAACCGTTTTTCGAGCAGCAGGGGATGCTAAATATCCGATGATTGTAAATTTAGTTTGTATGTTTGCTTGTAGAGTCATCTTGGCCTATGTCTTTGCACTTACATTTGATCTTGGCATGATAGGTACTTGGTTTGCAATGTTTGCTGACTGGGCCGTAAAGGCGGTGCTTTTTACGATTAGATACTTAAAAGGTACATGGATGAAATTTAAAGCTATTTAA